One segment of Stappia sp. 28M-7 DNA contains the following:
- a CDS encoding GntR family transcriptional regulator, whose translation MIAKAGYSPLYRRVEDIMRTRLTDGSWPPGHKLPSEQALAGEFGVAQGTLRKAVETLAAEGLIERRQGKGSFARQPQVARPMFQFFFLARPGGERLTPDLRRTSVEDGTADEAEAARLHLDPGAPVVRMFRERSLEGQVVLVERIVLPGHRFAGIGNLRLPQALYAMYQSEFRVMVTAVHEELRSIAADAEQAGLLEVAPGFPLLAVDRIAYDLEGTPVEWRVSACNTQDLVYSVTLR comes from the coding sequence ATGATCGCCAAGGCCGGATACAGTCCGCTCTACCGCAGGGTCGAGGACATCATGCGGACCCGGCTGACCGACGGCAGCTGGCCGCCGGGCCACAAGCTGCCGAGCGAGCAGGCGCTGGCGGGCGAGTTCGGCGTTGCCCAGGGCACGCTGCGCAAGGCGGTGGAGACCCTGGCGGCCGAGGGCCTGATCGAGCGGCGGCAGGGCAAGGGCAGCTTCGCCCGCCAGCCTCAGGTCGCACGGCCGATGTTCCAGTTCTTCTTTCTCGCCCGGCCGGGGGGCGAGCGGCTGACGCCGGACCTTCGCCGCACCAGCGTCGAGGACGGCACGGCGGACGAGGCGGAGGCCGCACGGCTTCACCTGGACCCCGGCGCACCGGTAGTGCGGATGTTCCGCGAGCGCAGCCTCGAAGGACAGGTGGTTCTGGTCGAGCGCATCGTGCTGCCGGGCCACCGTTTCGCCGGCATCGGGAACCTGCGGCTGCCCCAGGCGCTTTACGCCATGTACCAGAGCGAATTCCGGGTGATGGTCACCGCGGTGCATGAGGAATTGCGGTCGATTGCGGCCGATGCGGAGCAGGCCGGCCTTCTGGAGGTTGCGCCGGGCTTCCCGCTGCTGGCCGTCGACCGCATCGCCTATGACCTGGAGGGAACCCCGGTCGAATGGCGGGTCAGTGCCTGCAACACGCAGGATCTCGTCTATTCCGTGACGCTTCGCTGA
- a CDS encoding NAD-dependent succinate-semialdehyde dehydrogenase — MISDHRLFKQSCHIGGLWTHADTGSVIEVDNPATGEIIGTVPRCGRAETARAIEAAYLAFQDWKATTAEERGALMHKLCDAIMANHDALAEILTTEMGKPLAEAKGEIALGVKYIRFFAEQAKRIDGDIIPSPWRGKRILVTKEPVGVTGAITPWNFPHSMISRKLGAALAAGCTMVIKPASQTPFSALVFAALAEEVGFPRGVVNVITGSAAEIAAEMCENPHLRKITFTGSTEVGKKLASNASAHMKKISMELGGNAPFIVFDDADLDAAVEGAMASKFRNSGQTCVCANRIYVQAGVYDAFAEKLGAAVAALKVGNGLEEGVTQGPLIDGKAVEKVEEHIQDALAKGGKVVLGGKRHANGGSFFEPTLVVGATPEMKVAREETFGPLAPLFRFDTEDEAVAMANDTEYGLACYFYTQDLGRAFRVMEALEYGLVGVNEGLITTEVAPFGGVKDSGLGNEGSKYGVEDYLNIKYACVGGLGL; from the coding sequence ATGATCAGCGACCACAGGCTCTTCAAGCAGTCCTGCCATATCGGCGGATTGTGGACCCACGCCGACACCGGATCGGTGATCGAGGTCGACAATCCGGCGACCGGCGAGATCATCGGCACCGTGCCGCGCTGCGGCCGGGCGGAGACCGCCCGGGCCATCGAGGCCGCCTATCTCGCCTTCCAGGACTGGAAGGCGACGACAGCGGAGGAACGCGGCGCCCTGATGCACAAGCTGTGTGATGCGATCATGGCCAATCACGACGCGCTGGCGGAAATCCTCACCACCGAGATGGGCAAGCCGCTGGCCGAGGCGAAGGGCGAGATCGCCCTCGGCGTCAAATACATCCGCTTCTTCGCCGAGCAGGCCAAGCGCATCGACGGCGACATCATCCCCTCGCCCTGGCGCGGCAAGCGGATCCTGGTGACCAAGGAGCCGGTCGGCGTCACCGGCGCGATAACCCCCTGGAACTTCCCCCACTCGATGATTTCGCGAAAGCTCGGCGCGGCCCTTGCCGCCGGCTGCACCATGGTGATCAAGCCGGCGAGCCAGACGCCCTTCTCCGCCCTCGTCTTCGCAGCGCTTGCCGAGGAAGTCGGCTTCCCGCGCGGGGTGGTGAACGTCATCACCGGCTCGGCCGCCGAGATCGCAGCCGAAATGTGCGAGAACCCGCATCTGCGCAAGATCACCTTCACCGGCTCGACGGAAGTGGGGAAGAAGCTCGCCTCCAACGCTTCCGCCCACATGAAGAAGATCTCGATGGAGCTCGGCGGCAACGCCCCCTTCATCGTCTTCGACGACGCCGATCTCGACGCGGCGGTGGAAGGGGCTATGGCCTCCAAGTTCCGCAATTCCGGCCAGACCTGCGTTTGCGCCAACCGCATCTACGTGCAGGCCGGCGTCTATGATGCCTTCGCCGAAAAGCTCGGGGCCGCCGTCGCCGCGCTCAAGGTCGGCAACGGCCTCGAAGAGGGTGTGACACAGGGCCCGCTGATCGACGGCAAGGCCGTCGAGAAGGTGGAGGAGCACATCCAGGACGCACTCGCCAAGGGCGGCAAGGTGGTTCTGGGCGGCAAGCGCCACGCCAATGGCGGCAGCTTCTTCGAGCCGACGCTGGTCGTCGGCGCGACCCCGGAGATGAAGGTGGCGCGCGAGGAAACCTTCGGGCCGCTCGCGCCCCTCTTCCGCTTCGACACGGAAGACGAGGCGGTGGCGATGGCCAACGACACCGAATACGGCCTTGCCTGCTACTTCTACACCCAGGATCTGGGGCGCGCCTTCCGCGTCATGGAGGCGCTGGAATACGGGTTGGTCGGTGTCAACGAGGGGCTCATCACCACCGAGGTCGCGCCCTTCGGCGGCGTC
- a CDS encoding Ldh family oxidoreductase — MSSPVTLTLDEAGAFARAALIAANTSAENAESVARALVAAEADGQAGHGLSRVSSYAAQSKSGKVDGHAVPDFSRPAPALLRVDAGLGFAYPAFDLVIDALPGIVAETGIGLAAIRRSHHFGQAGAHCEKLAEKGLVAFVFGNAPKAIAPWGGRKPLFGTNPIAFAAPLSEGRAPLVIDLAVSRVARGRILSAQKAGLPIPEGWALDVDGNPTTDADAGMAGTMIPIGEAKGAALALMVEVMAAALVGASLAFEASSLFTGEGAAPDLGQTVIAIDPGMSSAGAYGERMETLVAAIEAEDGVRLPGSRRLEARARAAREGLTIPAAVHAEIAALAGEDWRDA; from the coding sequence ATGTCCTCCCCGGTCACCCTCACGCTGGACGAAGCCGGCGCCTTTGCCCGCGCCGCTCTCATCGCTGCGAACACCTCCGCAGAAAACGCCGAGTCCGTCGCCCGCGCGCTTGTCGCCGCCGAAGCGGACGGCCAGGCCGGCCATGGCCTGTCGCGGGTGTCTTCCTATGCGGCGCAGTCGAAGAGCGGCAAGGTCGACGGCCATGCAGTGCCGGACTTCTCGCGCCCCGCGCCGGCCCTGCTGAGGGTCGATGCGGGCCTCGGTTTCGCCTATCCGGCCTTCGATCTCGTCATCGACGCGCTGCCCGGCATCGTCGCGGAAACCGGCATCGGCCTTGCCGCCATCCGCCGCTCCCACCACTTCGGCCAGGCCGGCGCCCATTGCGAGAAGCTGGCGGAGAAGGGCCTCGTTGCCTTCGTCTTCGGCAATGCGCCCAAGGCCATCGCGCCGTGGGGCGGTCGCAAGCCGCTGTTCGGCACCAATCCGATCGCCTTCGCCGCGCCGCTGTCTGAGGGGCGGGCGCCGCTGGTGATCGATCTCGCCGTCTCGCGCGTCGCGCGTGGCCGTATCCTGTCGGCGCAAAAGGCCGGCCTGCCGATCCCTGAAGGCTGGGCGCTCGACGTCGACGGCAACCCGACGACCGATGCCGATGCGGGCATGGCGGGCACGATGATCCCCATCGGCGAGGCCAAGGGCGCGGCGCTGGCCCTGATGGTGGAGGTGATGGCCGCCGCTCTGGTCGGGGCGAGCCTTGCCTTCGAGGCATCGAGCTTGTTCACGGGGGAAGGGGCCGCGCCGGACCTTGGCCAGACGGTGATCGCCATCGATCCGGGCATGAGCTCGGCCGGCGCCTACGGCGAGCGGATGGAGACGCTGGTCGCGGCCATCGAGGCGGAGGACGGGGTGCGCCTGCCGGGATCGCGCCGGCTCGAGGCGCGCGCCCGAGCCGCCCGCGAGGGTCTGACTATCCCCGCAGCCGTGCATGCGGAAATCGCAGCGCTGGCCGGCGAGGATTGGCGCGACGCCTGA